A portion of the Ricinus communis isolate WT05 ecotype wild-type chromosome 10, ASM1957865v1, whole genome shotgun sequence genome contains these proteins:
- the LOC8267147 gene encoding uncharacterized protein LOC8267147, producing the protein MAGGVNRKISAASARAHTRRAKQNRSFKLPSGIFSKILLVLFVGILAWAYQSILPPSPKTCGSAGGPPITAPRIKLRDGRHLAYKEHGVSKDVAKFKIIFVHGFKSNMHEAVIATHLSPEIVEELGVYIVSFDRPGYGESDPHPKRTLKSLALDIEELADQLGLGSKFYIVGFSMGGELTWSCLKYIPHRLAGATLLTPVTNYWWPGFPANLSKEAYKQQFPQDQWVLRVAHYAPWLTYWWNTQKWFPGSSAIAMNPNILSRQDKEVVAKLLQEKNNYEGYATQQGEPESIHRDLMIGFGTWEFDPMDLENPFPNNEGSVHLWQGDEDGLVPVMLQRYIAQRLSWIHYHELPGSGHMFPFVDGMADRIMKAKLTGE; encoded by the exons ATGGCTGGAGGGGTTAACAGGAAAATATCTGCGGCTTCTGCTAGAGCTCACACTAGAAGAGCTAAGCAAAACCGTTCTTTTAAGCTTCCTTCAG gGATTTTCTCGAAAATATTATTGGTCTTGTTTGTGGGGATTTTGGCATGGGCTTATCAGTCAATCCTACCTCCTTCACCCAAGACATGTGGTTCTGCAGGTGGTCCTCCAATTACAGCACCAAGAATAAAGCTTAGAGATGGGAGACATTTGGCCTACAAAGAACATGGTGTCTCAAAAGATGTGGccaaattcaaaataatttttgtccATGGTTTTAAGAGTAATATGCACGAAGCTGTTATTGCCACTCATTTATCACCG GAAATTGTTGAAGAATTAGGGGTATATATCGTGTCCTTTGACAGACCAGGCTATGGAGAGAGTGATCCTCATCCAAAGAGAACATTGAAAAGCCTGGCTTTGGATATTGAAGAGCTTGCTGATCAATTGGGACTAggatctaaattttatatagtcGGCTTTTCCATGGGTGGTGAGTTAACTTGGAGCTGCCTCAAGTACATTCCTCACAG GCTAGCAGGAGCAACGCTGTTAACTCCAGTTACTAACTACTGGTGGCCTGGTTTTCCTGCAAACTTATCTAAAGAAGCCTACAAGCAACAGTTTCCACAAGACCAATGGGTGCTCCGTGTTGCCCACTATGCCCCCTGGCTAACTTATTGGTGGAATACTCAAAAGTGGTTCCCTGGCTCTTCTGCTATAGCTATGAATCCTAATATTTTATCTCGGCAAGACAAAGAAGTTGTAGCAAAGCTTTTGCAGGAAAAAAACAATTATGAG GGATATGCAACACAGCAAGGAGAACCTGAATCTATTCACCGTGACTTGATGATTGGCTTTGGCACCTGGGAGTTTGATCCTATGGATCTTGAAAATCCATTTCCAAACAACGAAGGTTCTGTTCATCTATGGCAAGGAGATGAAGATGGTCTCGTGCCTGTTATGTTGCAGCGCTATATTGCTCAACGGCTTTCCTGGATTCACTATCACGAGCTACCAGGTTCCGGCCACATGTTTCCTTTTGTTGATGGGATGGCTGACAGAATTATGAAGGCGAAGCTAACTGGAGAGTAG
- the LOC8267148 gene encoding germin-like protein subfamily 3 member 2, whose protein sequence is MSLKLNILFVTFSLQSLLALASDPDPIQDFCIPNPKAAAIKIARFTILPCKNSSDATTDDFVFSGMKAAGNFSDTGLATIPVNPTNFPGLNTLGMSFVRADLKVGAINPPHFHPRATEITYVVQGSVYSGFVDSSNRVFARVLEQGEAMVFPRGLVHFQMNVGDKAATVFGSFNSQNPGNQKIPSAIFGSGIDNKLLEKAFGLSSKQIGIMRRKFDPKTVN, encoded by the coding sequence ATGTCCTTAAAATTGAACATTCTGTTTGTTACTTTCTCCCTCCAGAGCCTGTTGGCATTGGCCTCAGACCCTGACCCAATTCAAGATTTTTGCATACCAAACCCTAAAGCTGCTGCCATAAAAATTGCTAGGTTCACTATCCTCCCATGCAAAAATTCCTCAGATGCAACCACCGATGATTTCGTCTTTTCTGGCATGAAAGCCGCTGGAAACTTCTCTGATACAGGCCTTGCAACCATTCCTGTGAACCCAACAAACTTTCCTGGCCTTAACACACTAGGCATGTCATTTGTCCGAGCTGACCTTAAAGTCGGTGCCATCAATCCGCCACATTTTCATCCTAGGGCAACAGAGATAACTTATGTGGTGCAAGGAAGTGTTTATTCAGGATTTGTTGATTCAAGTAATAGGGTCTTTGCTAGAGTGCTTGAGCAAGGAGAGGCCATGGTTTTCCCTAGAGGATTAGTGCACTTCCAAATGAATGTTGGTGACAAAGCTGCTACAGTTTTTGGAAGTTTCAATAGTCAAAACCCAGGAAACCAAAAAATCCCGAGTGCAATTTTTGGGTCTGGAATTGATAATAAGCTATTGGAGAAGGCTTTTGGATTGAGTTCTAAGCAAATCGGAATTATGAGAAGAAAGTTTGATCCCAAAACTGTTAATTAG
- the LOC8267150 gene encoding uncharacterized protein LOC8267150 encodes MVLFAASRKITVLRSLYKNFLSFSIVFTLWLDRIWPQELTTKAVEKSPSRHRTPHFTVGSLSKDEAAITINIPLPDTPLTLKKPVNIVGDNPRSMRSLLESNQTKRANSSKANAPAADNQLLALCDVNDPGVQSESDESLAAFRSRTKSKSKSISKKMTGEDLALVCIDEGQNNRWQKEIVKAEVANEIEVIPPKIIAMHRVRWNINKGSERWLCSGGAAGIVRCQEIILSDTDKLLARKR; translated from the exons ATGGTACTGTTTGCCGCTTCCAG GAAAATTACAGTTCTGAGGTCCCTCTACAAAAACTTTCTATCTTTTAGCATCGTTTTTACGTTGTGGCTAGACAGGATTTGGCCCCAAGAG CTCACAACAAAAGCTGTAGAGAAAAGCCCATCCAGGCATCGAACTCCACATTTTACGGTTGGGTCCCTGAGTAAAGATGAGGCAGCCATTACCATTAACATTCCATTACCAGATACCCCTTTAACTTTGAAAAAGCCAGTTAACATTGTTGGGGACAATCCAAGATCTATGAGGAGTTTATTAGAGTCGAATCAGACAAAAAGAGCTAATAGTAGCAAGGCAAATGCACCAGCTGCAGATAATCAACTATTAG CCCTTTGTGATGTCAATGATCCAGGTGTGCAATCTGAATCAGATGAAAGTCTTGCAGCTTTCAGAAGTCGAACTAAATCAAAATCGAAAAGTATCAGCAAGAAAATGACAGGAGAGGACCTAGCATTGGTTTGCATAGACGAAGGACAAAATAACAGATGGCAGAAAGAGATTGTAAAAGCAGAAGTTGCAAATGAAATTGAGGTTATCCCTCCAAAAATAATTGCAATGCATAGAGTTAGATGGAATATAAACAAAGGTAGTGAGAGATGGCTGTGCTCTGGAGGAGCAGCAGGAATTGTGCGGTGTCAAGAAATTATATTGTCTGATACAGATAAACTTTTGGCTAGGAAACGATAA
- the LOC8267151 gene encoding cyclin-dependent kinase F-4: protein MEKYEFIEKLGHGSYGCVWKAIHRLSGETVAIKILKKNYSSGDECLNLREVKSLRRMANHPNIVQLKELALENNVAFLVFECMECNLHQVMKARGNRISSESEVKNWCFQIFQGLAYMHKQGYFHRDLKPENLLVRHNTVKIGDLGLAREINSKPPYTDYVVTRWYRAPELLLRSSLYGSKVDMWSLGVIMAELFTFTPLFRGKSEADQMYNICRIIGSPTKMSWPYGIDLARNIRYQFPEFGGMDLSQLIPTASKDALSLIKSLCSWDPCKRPTAIEALQHSFFNSCYSIPSTIPCEAPSALKCRNFASRAAVSRQQKRDCKQKLQFEAEQQ from the coding sequence ATGGAGAAGTACGAATTCATTGAAAAACTTGGTCATGGTTCATATGGGTGTGTTTGGAAAGCGATCCACAGGCTATCTGGTGAAACTGTTGCCATCAAGATTCTTAAGAAGAATTATTCTTCGGGGGATGAGTGTCTTAACTTGCGTGAGGTGAAGTCGTTAAGGAGAATGGCCAATCATCCGAATATTGTTCAACTCAAGGAACTAGCCCTAGAAAATAACGTAGCGTTCTTAGTTTTTGAGTGCATGGAATGCAATCTCCACCAAGTTATGAAAGCCCGTGGAAATCGGATTTCCTCTGAATCTGAAGTCAAGAATTGGTGTTTTCAAATCTTTCAGGGTCTTGCTTACATGCATAAGCAAGGATACTTTCACCGCGACTTAAAGCCAGAGAACTTATTGGTTAGACATAACACGGTCAAAATTGGTGATTTGGGTCTTGCTCGAGAGATCAATTCAAAACCACCTTACACTGACTATGTCGTGACTCGTTGGTATCGGGCACCGGAACTGCTACTCCGTTCGAGCTTGTATGGTTCTAAGGTTGATATGTGGTCATTGGGCGTTATTATGGCCGAGTTATTCACTTTTACTCCTCTTTTTCGTGGTAAAAGTGAAGCTGATCAGATGTACAATATATGCAGGATAATTGGCAGTCCGACAAAGATGTCTTGGCCTTATGGAATTGATCTTGCAAGGAATATCCGCTATCAATTTCCAGAATTTGGCGGTATGGACCTGTCTCAACTCATACCAACAGCAAGTAAAGATGCACTTAGTCTTATCAAATCACTCTGTTCTTGGGATCCATGCAAGAGGCCTACTGCTATAGAAGCACTTCAACATTCATTCTTTAATAGTTGCTACTCTATTCCATCAACTATTCCTTGTGAAGCACCTAGTGCCTTGAAATGCAGAAACTTTGCAAGCAGAGCAGCAGTAAGCAGACAGCAGAAAAGGGACTGCAAGCAAAAACTACAATTTGAGGCTGAGCAACAATGA
- the LOC125371385 gene encoding cyclin-dependent kinase F-4-like encodes MEKYEFIENLGHGSYGCVCKAINKVSGETVAIKILKKSYSSWDECLNLREVKSLRRMANHPNIVQLKELALENKVVFLVFECMECNLHQIMEARGNRIFSEREVKNWCFQIFQGLADMHRQGYFHRDLKPENLLVRRNTVKIGDLGLAREINSEPYTERVGTRWYRAPEVLLQSRMYSAKVDMWSLGVIMAELFSSTPLFPGTSEADQMFKICKVIGSPTKECWSDGLDLARNIRYQFPEFGAMDLSQLIPTASKDALSLIKSLCSWDPCKRPTAEEALQHPFFHSCYSIPPTIPYEAPGIIGGTPVSSIRQNKELLKALASHYLQGIEIDLNAGPGFMPLGHSIW; translated from the coding sequence ATGGAAAAGTACGAGTTCATTGAAAACCTTGGCCATGGTTCATATGGGTGTGTCTGTAAAGCGATCAATAAGGTATCTGGTGAAACTGTTGCAATCAAGATTCTTAAGAAGAGTTATTCTTCGTGGGATGAGTGTCTTAATTTGCGTGAGGTGAAGTCGTTAAGGAGAATGGCCAATCATCCGAATATTGTTCAACTCAAGGAACTAGCCCTAGAAAATAAGGTAGTCTTCTTAGTTTTTGAGTGCATGGAATGCAATCTACACCAAATTATGGAAGCCCGTGGAAATCGGATTTTCTCTGAACGTGAAGTCAAGAATTGGTGTTTCCAAATCTTTCAAGGTCTTGCTGACATGCATAGGCAAGGATATTTTCATCGTGATTTGAAGCCAGAGAACCTGTTGGTAAGACGTAACACAGTCAAGATTGGTGATTTGGGTCTTGCTCGAGAGATCAATTCAGAACCATACACCGAGCGTGTCGGAACGCGTTGGTATCGGGCGCCGGAAGTACTGCTCCAATCGCGCATGTACAGTGCTAAGGTTGATATGTGGTCATTGGGTGTTATTATGGCCGAGTTATTCAGTTCTACTCCTCTTTTTCCTGGTACAAGTGAAGCTGATCAGATGTTTAAGATTTGCAAGGTAATTGGCAGTCCAACAAAGGAGTGCTGGTCTGATGGACTTGATCTTGCAAGGAATATCCGCTATCAATTTCCAGAATTTGGCGCTATGGACCTGTCTCAACTCATACCAACAGCAAGTAAAGATGCACTGAGTCTTATCAAATCACTCTGTTCTTGGGATCCATGCAAGAGGCCTACTGCTGAAGAAGCACTTCAACATCCATTCTTCCACAGTTGCTACTCTATTCCACCAACTATTCCTTATGAAGCACCTGGAATTATTGGAGGGACTCCGGTAAGTTCCATCCGCCAGAACAAAGAGCTCCTTAAAGCTTTAGCAAGCCATTATCTACAAGGCATAGAGATCGACTTGAATGCGGGGCCTGGGTTTATGCCGTTAGGTCATTCTATATGGTAA